The Saccharolobus shibatae B12 genomic interval TTGCCGGGTTATCATATCTGAAATGGGCTAATGCAAATCTTCTCCATTTTCCGTGTTTTTTAACGTAGATTCCCCTCTCGGTGAATACGTCTAAGAGCATATGGGAGGGTCCAACAATTACACCGTTTAACAATGTTAGTAACACTACTTTATTGTTGAGTGAGAAATAGTATTCGTGATAGCTAAATCCGTAATAATAAATCAATAGGGGGATAAGGATTGGGACTACGGAGATGATACCCCAAGCTATACTTCTGGGGATTGTGTGGGTTAACGGTGTCCTTACCGGGATATATCCGTATCTGGTTGTAATTTCCTTATGGCCGATCCTATCAATCAAGGAATTACCTATTACTGAAACTATTCCGCTAAAGATTAGAGTGTAGTAAAAATATTCATGAAAGAGTACGGAGTCCAGAAGTGATAATAAACCGGTTGAGAAGATGTAATGGGTTCTCAACTTCATTAGAACCTCCTCAAAGCGGAGTGTGGACAACAATTTTGTTAATTCAAAACAAATTATATGAACTGTTCGTGTTCTATAAATAGAATGCGACGTAATACCTTTTTAGGGTGAGCACGGGAGTATTACTTGGGTGATACTACGGGAACTAGGTGGAGAGTTCCCGTGCTCACCCAAGTGATATTAGTTTTAATGGAGTATATTAATCTTAAGCCTAGGTTTTACTCTAGTGAGGTAATAGCCTCGGCTTTGGCTAGTTACCTCTCGGGTTTGTCTTCTTGGAGGACTTCTTTGCCTCATTCTACCTTGTTGTACTACTTGAGGAGGTTGAGCTGCATTAAGTACGTAGTGCCAATTAGTGGTTTTTATGCGGTAGACGAGACTAAAATTATGGTAATTAAGGGGCAGTATTATTACGTGTGGATTGTGAGGGATGTAAAGACGGGTGCGATACCCTTCTTCATGGTGACGAGCTTGAGGAGTGGAGTGCACGTACTAATAGTCTTGACCAACGTGAAGAATGCGGAAAAGGAGGCTGAGAAAGTGCTCAAAACGAGGATAGACAAGGTAATCTATCTACACGATGGGGCAACAATCTATAACGCGTTCACTTGGCTAAACGTGGAGCACAAGAGGGTAACGTTCAACGAGAGGGACTACGCAGAACAAGGGTTCAGAAGCTTAAAACACAGGATATCCTCAATGGATTTTCACTTCCCGTGGAACACTAATAGGTTCACGCTCACGAGGTGGTTATCAGTGTTCTTTCTAGCTTATAACGCGCTTTACGCTCCAGTATATTTGCTAGACAAGGGGTGATAATAAATGTAAATATTCCAAATGAATGAAATTGTTGTTTACACTCAATAACGGGTATACAATAAAGGATTTTGCTTTTTGGAAATTTAATAGTACTTTTAGAAAAAGTTGAAAAAAGTATCGATCTGGGTCAAAGTTAACTAAACGTTACTTGATAAAAATCTTATAAGTCAACAAATATTGGATATCGTGATTATTAATGGAAAGGGGTTTAAGTAAATGAATATAAAAATGAAGGATCTTAACGAGCGTTATTGTGTATTTATAAATTTAGATGTAAATACACTTCTATGAAGGCATTAGTAGTTTATCCACCAAATAAAGGAGTAGAAGTTAAAGAAATAGATAGTATAGGTCAATCAATAAGCGGGGAAGAAGCTTTAATTAAAACGATAGCAAATGGCATTTGTGGAACTGATCGTGGTATTGTTTCTGGTTTATTAAAATTTTCACGTCCTCCAGAAGGTAAGAATAATCTAGTGTTAGGACATGAAAATCTAGGTCAAGTAATCGATAAGGGACCCAATGTACAAGGTTTAAGTAAAGGGGATTATGTTGTTTCGATTGTTAGAAGGGGATGTGGAAAGTGTTCCAATTGCCTCGCCGGAAGGCAAGATTTTTGCGAAACAGGTGAATTCGTGGAAGCTGGCATAAGGGGATTAGATGGCTTTATGAGGGAATTTTATATAGATAATGCAAGTTATTTAGTTAGAATACCGAATGAAA includes:
- a CDS encoding DUF1286 domain-containing protein; amino-acid sequence: MKLRTHYIFSTGLLSLLDSVLFHEYFYYTLIFSGIVSVIGNSLIDRIGHKEITTRYGYIPVRTPLTHTIPRSIAWGIISVVPILIPLLIYYYGFSYHEYYFSLNNKVVLLTLLNGVIVGPSHMLLDVFTERGIYVKKHGKWRRFALAHFRYDNPAINGLAMIVGVLMFLISMKI